GAATTTTTAAAAATTTTCTATTTGACAAAATTAATTTCTATAGTTTATACTTTTATGTGCCTTTAAAAGGCAAAATAAAAACTTAAGAGGAGGTGCAGACATGAGAGGATTTTTAGTCAAGGTCTGGGGAGTTATGCTTTTAGGGCTTATGGCAATGCTTTTTATGGCCAAAGCCTCCTTTGCAACAAATTTTCTTGAACCGCAGGAATTCAAAAAATGGCTTGAAACAGGTAAGAAGGTTATCATTGTTGACATCCAGCCCCATGAGGACTTTGTAAAGCACCACTTCAAAGGATCAATTGAAACCAATGCCTTCCCCGCCAATAATGATGACCTTAAAAAAAGGATTGATAAAGCCCTTCCTATAATTATTAACTCAAATGATCCTGTGGTAATTA
This window of the Caldimicrobium thiodismutans genome carries:
- a CDS encoding rhodanese-like domain-containing protein, which translates into the protein MRGFLVKVWGVMLLGLMAMLFMAKASFATNFLEPQEFKKWLETGKKVIIVDIQPHEDFVKHHFKGSIETNAFPANNDDLKKRIDKALPIIINSNDPVVIICPRGRSGAQNTYDYLKSKGVPESRLFILKGGMAGWPYPELLEKGK